A region of the Haematobia irritans isolate KBUSLIRL chromosome 5, ASM5000362v1, whole genome shotgun sequence genome:
TCGCTTTCGGGATACAAGTCCATGCCATGAACAGCTAAATAGTCAAGACCAATTTGGGGTACCTGATTCTTACAACCTTTAGCTCCTCCCGCACAATCAATAAGATTTTGAGCTGATAAGGATGCGGGTGCCAGGTCACTGGTTTGTTGAGCTTGCATAATTTCCACAGCCTTGGCAGTGGCATAAGCCCAACCGCTGTTACATTTTGTACCTTGATCTTCAACATTGAAAACATATCCAAAATTGTCTTCCGGTAGATATTCGGGAGATGCTTCTTGTAGTTCAGGAGCTGGAGATGAGTTTGGTCTTCCTGGATAGCTAACCTTTGCGAATAGGGCACCGAAATGTACTAAACGCATATCGGTGAATTGATTAGCACCCAATTCAAAGCTTTTTCGTCCACTTTTATATTGGCTATTGTGATTGTCGATCAGTCGTTTGTTGTAGGCATAGTAATGTTGAGCTAGAGCTTCAGAAATTCCATTATTCGTATAGTCCTTGTTGTGTTGTCTCTGAAAGGAAATTAAtcactgaattttttttttgttttacgaaATTATCCATTTGGAAGCTACCTTATAACTATCCCATTCTTCTTCAGGTATATGATTCATGGCCAAACTATGATGGATTATGGCCAATACCAAAAGAATTGCTGTCCACTTCAATATCCGATGCATTTCTTCTTGTAAAGGTCGAAGTCAACTGATGTAATTTTACATCTGCTCAAGAACTTTTATACTAATGGAAATTCAAGTGTACCCAAAATCTTCAGTCtaagtttgttttttcttctaaTTAGCTTTagtaatctatgtttgttttgaatgcAATGAAATTGTTTAACCCTTTTTCACATTATTATGAGGTGCAATGCCACCTATGTTGGTACTaaggtatatacatatatgcatAATTAATTTTCTCGGTTCCGTCGGCATCATTCAAGCTGCAGTACACACCCTACTTAACCGTTTCTCTTGTCTAGTAACAGGGAACTATCTTAATTTTGTAGAATATATTTTCAGCGAAAAATATTCACACAATatattaattgtaaaattagaatcGTTAAAAttcatatcaacaaaaattgtaGCTTATTTTATATCTTATTTTTATTCACCTAGAATTCCATTATTAAACGGTATTTCCCCGAGTTTTAAgttcaaaagcaaattttcacaaaatatttccattgaATAAAAGCTAATCAATCGGTCTGGCAACCCCTGCAGCTGAATGTCCAGAGAGAATGAAAACACAAGAGGGCGAAAAGTTCTCTTCTGCgaggaaaacaaatgtcaaccgtacagatgtcgcacaatgtctGCAGCTTTGGTGTTACAGATGTTGCGGTcgaagcagtgttgccaatttggtgcttttagcaccaaatttagtgctttttgatttctaaaaagcaccaaattacctttttggtgccttttcaaaaaaagcaccaacttggtgctttctggcattttcatttagtgcttttggtgctttttttattttgaacagtattaaatttaattgatacaaacattttgattagactttcaagagtcgaagaaactcaaatttagtgccaaatatagaatttgattgttatgaagttggtattgattattttttaattaatattgtaatttagggtattctgtaggaaagtcgagcgatgagtgtcgaatttttgaatttggtaaagatgtcattaaaaacgtttgtattaaatccacaaaagcacgcacaactgaaatgagcaatagactccttccatatattaatattttgaaagttgaaaaacatcactgatcaaaatgaattggacgaaagcattaaaactgatcacggtgtatacttgaatagcggttcataatggtgagtactaagtttgagttttgccgctaaagtgaaaacaatATCACTaaaaatgggcataaaattatgcatatttgctgcaaagtttattataacttgatggggaatagccaaaagcaaattttcacaaagtttgtattccttaaaatgatttattaaagaaaagtaattgtgaaaaaatgattattttagcggctaaactcgatcttaatacccactttttttttttttttttttttttttttttttttttttttttttagtggagcatttaattttatattagaattatatttttttggtgctttttggccttggggagttggcaacactgggtcGAAGTGCTGTTTTgtataaattctttataaagtcatctgtcaaaaaatttaatgccaTGAAACcatttataaacaagtatatacggccgtaagttcggccaggccgaagcttatgtaccctccaccatggattgcgtagaaacatctactgaagactccacaatcaaattacttgggttgcggtaacacttgccgatggcaaggtatcttaaatcttcctaacaccgtaatatataccacatagttcatacgtggtatatattaaactaaaaaaggccgattaaatacgtatataataaagtttaaagtttctatagaaataaaattttgacaacattttctatagaagtaaaatttagaaaaaattttctatagaaataacatttggataaaattttctatagaaataaaattctgacaaaattttctatagaaataaaattttgacaaaattttctatagaaatacaattttgacaaaattttctatagaaataacattttgacaatgttttctataaaaaaaaaatttttggtagattatttttggctcgagtggcaaccatgattatgaaccgataaggaccaatttttgtgtgattagggatcgcctatatataattatagaccgaaaatctggggatcgatttatatgagggctatatataattatggaccgatatggaccaattctttcatggttgttagagaccatataccaacaccacgtacccaatttcaatcggatcggatgaattttgctcctctaagagactccggaggtaaaatctggggatcggtttatatgggggctatatataattaaagacagatatggaccaattttggcatggttgttagagacaatatactaacaccgcggaccaaatttcaatcgaatcggatgacttttgttcctctaacaggctccggaggtaaaatctggggatcggtttatatgggggctatatataattaagggccgatgtggaccaattttttcatggtcattagagagcatataccaacaccattaaccaaatttcagccggatccgatgaaatttgcttctcttagagcaatctcaagccaaatttgggggtccgtttatatgggggctatacgtaaaagcggaccgatatggaccaatttttgcatggttgttagagaccatatactaacaccatgtaccaaatttcagccggatcggataaaaatttgcttctcttagagcaatcgcaagccaaatttgggggtccgtttatatgggggctatacgtaaaagtggaccgatatggctcattttcaataccatccgaactacatcaataacaactacttgtgccaagtttccagtcgatagcttgtttcgttcggaagttagcgtgatttcaacagacggacggacggacggacggacatgctcagatcgactcagaatttcaccacgacccagaatatatatactttatggggtcttagatcaatatttcgatgtgttacaaacggaatgacaaagttaatatacccccatcctatggtggagggtataaaaagaacatttattactacaaagtaaaaagaacatttattaCTATTTTCCTTGCGTTTCGTAAAGCcgacagagaactgaactgggtgactgCGACCAGtgctgccagtatttttctggctcttgtccccaaattatgatgttttcgtccccaaaaaccccaatttaaatttaaattcctcacaaaaatccccaatacatgtttgacaattaaaaaaaaattatatagaaataaaatgttaacaaaattttctatatagaaataaaaatttggcaaaat
Encoded here:
- the LOC142241090 gene encoding cathepsin L-like; translation: MHRILKWTAILLVLAIIHHSLAMNHIPEEEWDSYKRQHNKDYTNNGISEALAQHYYAYNKRLIDNHNSQYKSGRKSFELGANQFTDMRLVHFGALFAKVSYPGRPNSSPAPELQEASPEYLPEDNFGYVFNVEDQGTKCNSGWAYATAKAVEIMQAQQTSDLAPASLSAQNLIDCAGGAKGCKNQVPQIGLDYLAVHGMDLYPESEYMNNITQSEPGMCVPRGTMPTNLAEYSTIPEGDDEQLRRLVSAGFPVIVEVNPNSFEFMHYSKGVFQPPAKTKHRGSHFMVVIGYSTDEITKEDYWLLQNSFGITWGENGLMRMLRSPNIKLAKNAIYPTKLGAGIP